The Balneolales bacterium ANBcel1 DNA segment ACACCGCTGTTCCGTACACAGAAGCGTTCACCGGCCATCCCGCGAATGTACGCTTCACCATCGGTGGCTCCGTAGAATGATACATTCCCGACGATGATGTTATCCTCAGGCTTGAAGCGCGCGTTGCCATCGGGAGAAAGTATCAGCTTGCCGCCGGAGAGGCCTTTTCCAAAATAGTCGTTGGCGTCGCCTTCCAGTTTGAGGGTCATCCCTTTCGGGGTGAACGCGCCGAAACTTTGTCCGGCCGACCCGCGGAACGTGAGTCGAATGGTATCCTCCGGGAGGCCTTCGCGCCCGTGTGCACGGGTGATCTCACTGCCCACGATGGTCCCCACAACCCGGTTGATGTTACGAATCGGGAGTTTTGCCTTGACCGGCTTCTTCTCTTTGATCGCGGGTTCGCAAATATCGAGCAGGGTCTGAATATCCAGCGAGTTGTCCAGGCCGTGATTCTGCCGCATCATCGAACGGATACCATACGTCGCGGGCACTTTCGGAATATAGAGAAGCGGCGACAGATCCAGGTTCCTGCTTTTCCAGTGGTCGGTTTTGCGTTGCCGCAGCTTGTCCACCCGGCCGATCATTTCGTCGACGGAGCGGAAACCGAGCCTGGCCATATGCTCCCGGACATCCTGCGCCACGAATTTCATGAAATTGACCACATACTGCGGATCGCCCTTGAAGTTGTGGCGCAGTTTCGGGTTTTGCGTTGCCACGCCTACCGGGCACGTATCCAGATGGCAGACCCGCATCATCACACATCCCAGAGTGATGAGCGCGCTGGTCCCGAAACCATATTCTTCGGCGCCGAGCAGCGCGGCAATAACGATGTCCCTTCCGGTCTTGATCTGGCCGTCGGTCTCGAGTACCACCCGGCTTCGCAGGTCGTTCATCACCAGGGTCTGATGCGTTTCGGCAAGACCCATCTCCCAGGGCAACCCCGCATGCTTGATGCTGGTCTGGGGAGAAGCGCCGGTGCCGCCATCGTGACCGCTGATCAGGATCACATCGGCTTTGCCTTTGGCCACCCCTGCGGCAATGGTACCTACCCCGGCCAGGGAGACCAGCTTCACATTGATGCGGGCATCGCGGTTGGCATTCTTGAGATCATGGATGAGCTGTGCCAGATCTTCGATCGAGTAGATATCGTGGTGCGGCGGCGGGGAGATCAGTCCCACTCCGGGCGTGGAGTAACGGACTTTGGCGATCCACGGATAGACTTTTTTGCCCGGCAGCTCACCACCCTCTCCGGGCTTGGCTCCCTGGGCCATCTTGATCTGAATCTCCTGCGCCTGGTTCAAATACTCGCTGGTAACGCCAAAACGCCCGGACGCCACCTGTTTGATGGCGCTGTTACGCAGATCCCCGTTCGGGTCGGGTGTGAAGCGGTCGACATCCTCTCCCCCTTCTCCCGTGTTGCTTTTCCCACCGATGCGGTTCATGGCAATCGCAAGCGCCTCATGAGTTTCCCTGCTGATGGAGCCATAGGACATCGCCCCCGTCTTGAACCGTTTGCAGATCGACTCCACCGACTCGACCTCATCGATGGGCACCGGCTGTGACGAATCATTGAATTCCAGCAAATGACGCAGGGTCGGAGCCGGGTCGCGCTGCTCGTCCAGCAGCGTCGTATAATCCTTGTACAGCTTGTAATCATTGATTTTGACGGCAAACTGCAGGGTGTGTACGGTTTCGGGATTGTACATGTGGTATTCGCCGTTCTTGCGCCACTTGTACTGCCCACCCTCTTCCAGCACCTGTCCGTTGACCCGCACTTTGGGATAGGCCTTGCGATGACGCATTTCCGCCTCTTCGGCAATGACATCCACGCCGATGCCCCCGATCCGTGACTTGGTCCAGGTGAAATGTTTGTCGATAACCTTGTTGTCGATTCCAAGCGCTTCAAATATCTGCGCGCCGCGATACGATTTGATGGTTGAGATTCCCATCTTGGACATCACCTTTACGATACCCTTGACCACAGCCTGGTTGTATCCCTTGACCGCACGTTGGTAATCGATGTTTTCCAGCAGCCCTTCCCGGATGAGATCGTGGAGGCTCTGGTAGGCCATGTAGGGATTGACCGCATCCACGCCGTAACCCAGCAGGGTACAAAAATGATGCACTTCGCGGGGTTCGCCTGACTCCAGTACCAGTCCGACTTCGGTTCGTTTTCCCGTCCGGATAAGATGGTGATGGAGCGCGGATACAGCCAGAAGAGCCGGTATGGGGACATGTTCCCTGTCGAATCTGCGATCGGAAAGGATAAGGATATTGGCTCCATCGGCAATGGCCTTGTCGGCGGATGCAAACAGTTCATCCAGGCTTTTTTCCAGCCCTTCCCCGCCTGATCCTGCCTTGAACAGCATCGGCAGTGTCGCGTTTTTGAAACCGGGGATCACCAGATTGCGCAGCTGCTCGAGCTCTTCGGTGGTAAGTACGGGGCCTTTCAGCCGGATTTGCCGGCAGCTGTGCGGACCCGGATCCAGGATGTTGCCCTGCGCGCCGAGGTTGGTCTCGGTCGATGTGATCAGCTCCTCGCGAATCGGATCGATCGGAGGGTTGGTAACCTGCGCGAAAAGCTGCTTGAAATAGTTGTATAACAGTTGCGGCTGGTTGGACAGCACCGCGATTGGGGCGTCGTTGCCCATGGCTCCAACCGGCTGCAGCATGTTCTCGGCCATCGGACCCACATTGATGCGCAAATCCTCGTAAGTATAGCCGAACACTTTCTGGTTATGAACAATCTGATCGTGGGAAAGGTCAGGTGTCTTGTAGGAGAGATCCTCGGTCACCTTGTCAAATTCCACAAGGTTCTCATCCAGCCATTTACGATACGGATGTTCGGCGGCAATTTCGTTCTTTATCTCCTCATCGCTGATAATGCGGCCTTCGCTGGTATCGATAAGCAGCATGCGGCCGGGCTGCAGGCGCTCCTTGTACAATACATCCTCGGGCTTGATGTCGAGTACCCCCACCTCGGACGCCAGCACGACCATATCGTCGCGCGTCACATAATAGCGTGAAGGGCGAAGCCCGTTGCGGTCCAGGGTCGCACCTACTACCGATCCGTCCGTAAACGCAATCGAGGCCGGTCCGTCCCACGGTTCCATCATGCAGCTGTGAAATTCGTAGAATGCACGCTGCAGATCGTCCATGTTCTCATGCTTTTCCCAGGGCTCGGGAATCATCATCATCATGGAATGGGCCAGCGAGCGGCCTGTCAGGGAGAGGAACTCCAGACAGTTATCGAACTTCGCGGAATCGCTGCCCTCATCCTGGATGATAGGCATCACATTCTTTATGTCGTCGCCGAACAGTTCGGTTGCAAACTGTTTCTCCCTTGCGTGCATCCAGTTCTGGTTACCCTGAAGGGTGTTGATTTCGCCGTTGTGGATGACATAACGGTACGGGTGCGCCAGTTTCCAGCTGGGAAACGTATTGGTACTGAACCGGGAGTGGACCAGGGCGATGGCGGAGGTCATGGCCGAGTCTCTCAAATCCGGGTAATAAAGTTCCACCTGGTTGGGAGTAAGCATCCCCTTGTAAACGATGGTGCGTGAGGAAAAGCTGTTTACGTAATAATACTCCTTGTCCGCGTCACTGAGCTCCGATTGCTGAACTGCCAGGGTACAGCGGCGGCGGACTACAAACAGTTTTCGTTCGAAATCGAGTTCGGTTTTCAGGTCGGGGCTGCGTTGAACAAACACCTGCCGAACCAGGGGCTCTGTGGATATGGCAGTGTCGCCAAGGCTGGAATTGTCGGTGGCCACCTTGCGCCATCCCAGCAAGGTGAGCCCCTCTTCCTGGATCACCTTTTCGATGATTTTTTCACACAATTTCCGCTGTTCCCTTTCCGGCGGAAGAAAAAACATCCCGACTCCGTATTCGCCAGCCTCCGGCAGAGTAAAACCAAGACCTTCGCAGGATTGGCTGAAAAATTTGTGG contains these protein-coding regions:
- the gltB gene encoding glutamate synthase large subunit; the protein is MANEGMMAPGKQGMYDPQFEHDACGIGFVVNMKGKPSHEIIKQGIRVLRNLDHRGATGAEPNSGDGAGILMQIPHKFFSQSCEGLGFTLPEAGEYGVGMFFLPPEREQRKLCEKIIEKVIQEEGLTLLGWRKVATDNSSLGDTAISTEPLVRQVFVQRSPDLKTELDFERKLFVVRRRCTLAVQQSELSDADKEYYYVNSFSSRTIVYKGMLTPNQVELYYPDLRDSAMTSAIALVHSRFSTNTFPSWKLAHPYRYVIHNGEINTLQGNQNWMHAREKQFATELFGDDIKNVMPIIQDEGSDSAKFDNCLEFLSLTGRSLAHSMMMMIPEPWEKHENMDDLQRAFYEFHSCMMEPWDGPASIAFTDGSVVGATLDRNGLRPSRYYVTRDDMVVLASEVGVLDIKPEDVLYKERLQPGRMLLIDTSEGRIISDEEIKNEIAAEHPYRKWLDENLVEFDKVTEDLSYKTPDLSHDQIVHNQKVFGYTYEDLRINVGPMAENMLQPVGAMGNDAPIAVLSNQPQLLYNYFKQLFAQVTNPPIDPIREELITSTETNLGAQGNILDPGPHSCRQIRLKGPVLTTEELEQLRNLVIPGFKNATLPMLFKAGSGGEGLEKSLDELFASADKAIADGANILILSDRRFDREHVPIPALLAVSALHHHLIRTGKRTEVGLVLESGEPREVHHFCTLLGYGVDAVNPYMAYQSLHDLIREGLLENIDYQRAVKGYNQAVVKGIVKVMSKMGISTIKSYRGAQIFEALGIDNKVIDKHFTWTKSRIGGIGVDVIAEEAEMRHRKAYPKVRVNGQVLEEGGQYKWRKNGEYHMYNPETVHTLQFAVKINDYKLYKDYTTLLDEQRDPAPTLRHLLEFNDSSQPVPIDEVESVESICKRFKTGAMSYGSISRETHEALAIAMNRIGGKSNTGEGGEDVDRFTPDPNGDLRNSAIKQVASGRFGVTSEYLNQAQEIQIKMAQGAKPGEGGELPGKKVYPWIAKVRYSTPGVGLISPPPHHDIYSIEDLAQLIHDLKNANRDARINVKLVSLAGVGTIAAGVAKGKADVILISGHDGGTGASPQTSIKHAGLPWEMGLAETHQTLVMNDLRSRVVLETDGQIKTGRDIVIAALLGAEEYGFGTSALITLGCVMMRVCHLDTCPVGVATQNPKLRHNFKGDPQYVVNFMKFVAQDVREHMARLGFRSVDEMIGRVDKLRQRKTDHWKSRNLDLSPLLYIPKVPATYGIRSMMRQNHGLDNSLDIQTLLDICEPAIKEKKPVKAKLPIRNINRVVGTIVGSEITRAHGREGLPEDTIRLTFRGSAGQSFGAFTPKGMTLKLEGDANDYFGKGLSGGKLILSPDGNARFKPEDNIIVGNVSFYGATDGEAYIRGMAGERFCVRNSGVRAVVEAVGDHACEYMTGGRVVVLGSTGRNFAAGMSGGIAYVLDEDDTFEGHCNKDMVHLERLEDIDEIQEVKQMIRRHADYTDSNRAWKVLAKWDEIVPLFVKVHPVDFKRMNEAIREARLRGLEGEKAIMEAFEINKGDKARAAGN